The DNA segment TCAGTTTGTAACTATTTCAGAGGTTTGAGCTGTAGCTTGTGTTATTTTCCCATATAACCCTTTTCTTGGCTAACTTTTTCATGTTCTGTGAAAatcctttaattttgttaattttatttccttttgttttggctcttgCTCCGACCTGCTTTATGCAGATAGTTATTTCTGACTGTTTCCTAATCAATCATCCATTCCTATTACGTATCAGTCCTTTCTCCCACCCcttctggagacagggtttctctgtgtagccatggctgttctagaactcactctgtagatcaggctggcctccagagaacagcctgcctctgcctcccaagtgctgacattagaggtgtgcaccaccactggcctggcttatttgtgttttaaattgttttttgagatggggtcttcaAAATTCAGCACACACTTATTTCTCTGGGGAAAATTTCTACATTTTGGTCCAAATCTCTTTTCCCATATGGTATTCAAGCATTCATTTTGTTCTGTTAAATGGTAgttctttgtttgatttcttcATCTTGTTTGTGCAGCCTAATTGCTAGTTCTTTGAAAGCTCAACCGTGGTATGTATATGAATAGCCAGGAAGCTGTTGTTCCCCCTGCTTTTCAAATGTCACGACTAAACATGTAGTGTAAGATTATGAAAAAATTCGTGCAACAAAGCAAAATTTAACTCCTTTTGCAACCTTTGAATGTTTTGAAATAAAcattttgtaatttgttttcaGCTAACTCTGCtgacagaagaggagaaagctgTGACAGAGCGACTGAAGTCTCACGTGCCAGACGTAGAGAACGGAATTTTACAAAGGAACTTTGATGGCGAAAAGATCAGCTCCAAAGAGATCCAGCGAGGTGTCTAGAGGTTGGGGGCTGATGAGGAAGACTGAGATTTTCCTTGACCGACAGGATCATGATGCATTTCATGCAAGAGGAAATTGTAGGAAGGGAAGACATAAGACTGAAAACCAAAACGGTGGGACGGGAATAAAGAGATGTAAAAACTGATAGCCAGAGTTAATTTTGTCATTGCAGGCAATGAAATCCCTTAGTGctatctttattttctgttttctttttgtatagTTGTTGCAATTTTAGATGTTTTTGGCTtttgtaaaagaattatttatgtacatttcattCAGTATGTGAATGTGCAAAGTACTTGTATAATATTCAggtgttgtttgtttgctcttttgagacaaggtctcaccatgtagctctggctggccctgGAGccctctatgtagaccagactagcacTGAATCTTAGAAATGCCAGCCTTTGCCATCACACcgggctctgtctgtctgtctgcctgtctgacaCAAGGTCTTatatatctcaggctggcctcagatttggTGTCAATAAGGATAGTATTTCACTCTgatacctcccgagtgctgggattcccaGTGTTCGTAAGCATGTCTGGTTTATGCAGTACTAGGGCTCTAACTAGAGCTTCGCTCATGGTAGGCTAGCACAGCACAGCTGAGCCTCATCCCAACCCTGTATTTTTCTAAATAACACACTTACTTGTGTATATATGATGTCCAGTATTTCCCAAAatctaataaatataattaatgggCTGTTTTGtgaaaactttaatttttttccttcttcccattgctactaaTAAACATCATGAGCTTGTCTTCAAATAATGTTTAGGACTTTCTGGTATTGCAATAATATGCTATTTTTCAGTCTGGTTTTGTGGTTGTTCATTGTATAGAAAAGATAAGCTGAAATCGCTGACTTATCTGCTACTATCCAGGTGTGTGTGTAAATTGTTTCACTATTTTTGTGGTTCTGGGCTTGAACCTAGGGTGACATGCATGCTTAGAATGCAGTCCACCACTGAGTTATGTCcctatatccatccatccatccatccatccatccatccatccatccatccatccatctacctacctatctacctacctacttatttattcattgaaaGAGTCCTACCCTGATCCAGGCTTGTCTAGGTGCCTTGGTGACCTGCCTGCCTCAGTCCTTTAGTGTTGTGATTACAGGGAAGAGAAACTGTACCCATCTATTTGTTTCCCTTTTGAGATAGGActttactatgtagtcctggttggtCTGgatctatgtagatcaggctggcctagaactcagagatcactTGCTtctgctgtgggtgctggaaacaaagctggttttgttttctctttaactattttattttatgcacatgggtattttgcctgcatatctgTCTGTGCCTGATGTTCATGCTttgtgcccacggaggccagaaaagggtgtcagatcccctggaaatggaggtATAGACAGCTGTGAACTATTTTCTTGGTGCTGTGCATtgcacctgggtcctctggaagagcagcaggtgctgagccatcttttcagccctctcttgtttttctgagacagggtttcactgtaggCCATGTGGGCCTGGAACTGGAGATCATCTCACTTCAggcttctaagtgctgggatttgtTATAAGCacagaactctgcctgcctctacctcctgagctctgggattagATGCTATGCACCCATGCTGAGCTTGATAGATTACTGTTTTAAGAGCACGTCCCAGTGTATGGTTCATGATGGCCTGGAATACAAGAGTTTCCTCACTTGCACCTGTGTTTGAGGTATGGTTATGTTAATAAGTTGAGAGAGTCAAGAAGATGCTATAATCATGGAGTTTCAGGTGAGCATAGGCTACACAGCAACACTTGCTTTCAAACTAAATCCAGAAATGCGCTTTTTCTCCCTTTAACGTTTGTTTTCCAGTACTTAAGATTCTAGACTCTCAAATATTGCCAGTAAAATTCTCTATCTGAACGTTTAAATTGAACATATTCAGACTTCTTGTTCATTTTGTAATTTTGGTAGTGGCTTCTGTTAGCTGGaactgatactttttttttttttttttggttcttcttttcggagctggggaccgaacccagggccttgcgcttgctaggtaagcgctctaccactgagctaaatccccagccccctgatacctttttttaatgtgtttgcaTCCACTTATTTATAAAACCCAAAATGGTCATAGTATCTAACCTTTATGATATATGATTTTCATTCTTATTACTTTAATTTAGACTTATTCTCATCTAGATgctattttctgttgctgtagtgtttctatgtttttttgtttttttttttttcggagctggggaccgaacccagggccttgcgctttctaggcaagcgctctaccactgagctaaatccccaaccccgtgtttcTATGTTTTAAGTaataatatttaagatatataAAAGCAGGCATAATGTGTATTATCCAGAATAGCCTGCATTcagtttctttattcatttctatACATTTTCACATAgaatttttctttagaaaaataaaacaggtcaGTAATCATACATTATACTGTTGTATTTAGTTTTGTCATATTCTTTCATAACATCATACATTTAA comes from the Rattus norvegicus strain BN/NHsdMcwi chromosome 10, GRCr8, whole genome shotgun sequence genome and includes:
- the Ska2 gene encoding spindle and kinetochore-associated protein 2 isoform X1 is translated as MEAEVDKLELMFQKADSDLDYLQYRLEYEVKINHPHSAGELTLLTEEEKAVTERLKSHVPDVENGILQRNFDGEKISSKEIQRGV